In Chryseobacterium camelliae, one DNA window encodes the following:
- a CDS encoding efflux RND transporter permease subunit, whose protein sequence is MFKKFIRRPVLSIVISLIIVFMGVLSLLKLPVTQFPSISPPKVNITAEYPGANNELLIKSVVIPLERGLNGVPGMKYMTSDAGNDGEASIQVVFDLGTDPNVAAVNVQNRVSSVVNKLPPLVVREGVKITREEPNMLMYINLYSDDPKADQKFLFNYADINVMSELKRVSGVGFADILGTREYAMRIWLKPDRLTAYSISADEVMDALNQQSLEASPGKTGESSGKRSQSFEYILKYPGRYNNEKDYGNIILKAKSNGEFIRLKDVADIEFGSSMYDIYSTLNGKPSAAITVKQSYGSNASDVIKNVKSLMEDLQKTTFPKGMHYDISYDVSRFLDASIEKVVHTLFEAFILVAIVVFLFLGDWRSTLIPAIAVPVSLIGTFAVMSAFGITLNMISLFALVMAIGVVVDDAIVVIEAVHAKMEEKHLSPLKATEEAMHEISGAIIAITLVMASVFIPIAFMSGPVGVFYRQFSITMASAIILSGVVALTLTPALCALILKNNHGKAKKRTPITIFLDKFNNLFTRGAGKYEKMLNKTVKKKTFTLPLLLAFCACTFFLSNSLPSGFIPAEDQGMIYAIIQTPPGSTLERTNQIARELLKESEDIDGVQSVSSLAGYEILSEGTGSNSGTCLINLKSWEDRKESAGEIIEKLEEKAKNIPGANIEFFQPPSVPGYGAAGGFELRLLDKAGSGDYHKMEQVSNDFVKELKKRPELGSAFTFYSASFPQYMLKIDNDLAEQKGVTIENAMDNLSTLIGSNYETSFIRFDRPYKVIVQAGPQYRALPTDLLKLYVKNDKGEMVPYSDFMHLEKVYGLSEMTRHNMYNSAQVSGTPAPGYSSGQAIAAIKEVADKTLPRGFGIDWAGISKDEVNRGNEAIFIFLVCLGFVYLILAAQYESFILPLPVILSLPTGIFGAFLCLKLLGLENNIYAQVAMVMLIGLLGKNAVLIVEFAVQKKAEEGIPVAQAAIEGAAIRFRPILMTSFAFIAGLIPLVLATGPGAIGNRTIGTAAAGGMLIGTVFGLMIIPGLYYIFGTIAEKSKLARYEEENPLTEQTEPYQHDDKHEDL, encoded by the coding sequence ATGTTTAAGAAATTCATTCGCAGACCTGTTCTGTCTATCGTAATCTCCTTGATTATCGTATTTATGGGCGTTTTATCGTTGCTAAAACTTCCTGTAACACAATTCCCGTCTATTTCTCCGCCGAAAGTAAACATTACGGCAGAATATCCGGGTGCCAACAACGAATTGCTGATCAAATCCGTGGTTATTCCTTTAGAAAGAGGGTTAAACGGAGTTCCCGGAATGAAGTATATGACTTCTGATGCCGGAAATGACGGTGAAGCATCCATTCAGGTCGTTTTTGACCTGGGTACAGATCCTAACGTAGCTGCCGTCAACGTACAGAACCGTGTATCTTCAGTCGTTAACAAACTTCCGCCTTTGGTTGTCCGCGAAGGGGTAAAAATTACCCGTGAGGAACCAAACATGCTAATGTATATTAACCTGTACAGTGATGATCCTAAGGCTGACCAGAAATTCCTGTTCAATTACGCGGATATCAATGTGATGTCTGAATTGAAGAGGGTAAGTGGGGTAGGTTTTGCAGATATCTTAGGAACAAGGGAATACGCTATGAGGATCTGGCTGAAGCCGGACAGATTAACTGCCTATAGCATTTCCGCTGATGAAGTTATGGATGCGCTGAACCAGCAGAGTTTAGAAGCTTCTCCGGGAAAAACCGGTGAAAGTTCAGGAAAACGTTCCCAGTCATTTGAATATATTCTGAAATATCCTGGTCGTTACAACAATGAAAAAGACTACGGAAATATTATTCTTAAAGCAAAATCGAACGGAGAATTTATCCGGCTTAAAGATGTGGCTGATATCGAATTCGGTTCATCTATGTATGATATCTATTCTACACTTAACGGAAAGCCATCCGCAGCGATCACAGTGAAACAGTCCTATGGCTCCAATGCCAGTGATGTTATCAAAAACGTGAAATCTTTGATGGAAGACCTACAGAAGACAACTTTTCCGAAAGGAATGCATTATGATATCAGCTATGACGTATCCAGATTCCTGGATGCTTCCATTGAAAAAGTAGTGCATACACTCTTTGAGGCTTTCATTTTAGTGGCAATCGTAGTATTCCTCTTCCTGGGAGACTGGCGTTCGACATTGATTCCGGCTATTGCCGTTCCGGTATCCCTCATTGGTACTTTTGCGGTGATGTCCGCTTTCGGAATTACCCTGAATATGATCTCCTTGTTTGCATTGGTAATGGCCATCGGGGTTGTAGTGGATGATGCCATTGTGGTCATTGAAGCTGTTCACGCCAAAATGGAAGAAAAGCACCTCTCTCCCCTGAAAGCAACAGAAGAAGCAATGCACGAGATCAGCGGGGCAATTATCGCCATTACTTTGGTAATGGCATCCGTATTCATTCCGATTGCATTTATGTCTGGGCCGGTGGGAGTATTTTACCGTCAGTTTTCCATTACCATGGCTTCTGCAATTATCCTTTCAGGGGTAGTGGCATTAACCTTAACGCCGGCTTTATGTGCTTTGATCCTGAAAAATAATCATGGAAAAGCTAAAAAGAGAACTCCGATAACTATTTTCCTGGATAAATTCAACAACTTATTTACCAGGGGAGCAGGAAAGTATGAGAAAATGCTCAACAAAACCGTGAAGAAGAAAACCTTTACGCTTCCGCTTCTGTTAGCTTTCTGCGCCTGTACATTTTTCCTGAGCAACTCGCTCCCTTCTGGATTTATTCCTGCAGAAGACCAGGGGATGATCTATGCCATTATACAGACGCCTCCGGGATCTACTCTTGAAAGAACGAACCAGATTGCGAGAGAGCTGCTGAAAGAATCTGAAGATATTGATGGTGTGCAATCCGTTTCTTCACTGGCTGGTTACGAAATTCTGTCCGAAGGTACCGGATCCAACTCGGGAACCTGTCTGATCAACCTTAAAAGTTGGGAAGACCGTAAGGAATCTGCCGGGGAAATTATTGAAAAACTCGAGGAAAAAGCGAAGAATATCCCGGGAGCGAATATAGAATTTTTCCAGCCGCCTTCTGTTCCCGGATATGGTGCAGCAGGAGGTTTCGAACTCCGTCTCCTGGATAAAGCGGGGAGCGGCGACTATCATAAAATGGAGCAGGTGAGCAATGACTTTGTTAAGGAACTGAAAAAGCGCCCGGAACTTGGATCCGCATTTACATTCTACTCGGCAAGTTTCCCTCAGTATATGCTTAAAATCGATAATGATCTGGCAGAGCAGAAAGGAGTGACGATTGAAAATGCGATGGATAACCTATCCACATTAATCGGGTCCAACTATGAAACGAGTTTCATCCGGTTCGACAGGCCTTACAAGGTAATCGTTCAGGCAGGGCCTCAGTACCGAGCACTGCCTACTGATCTTTTAAAGTTATATGTTAAAAATGATAAAGGTGAAATGGTTCCGTATTCGGATTTCATGCATCTTGAAAAAGTATATGGTTTGTCTGAAATGACCAGGCACAATATGTATAACTCTGCACAGGTAAGCGGAACTCCGGCACCAGGATACAGCTCCGGACAGGCAATTGCTGCGATTAAAGAAGTAGCGGATAAAACGCTTCCGAGAGGTTTTGGAATCGATTGGGCCGGTATCTCCAAAGACGAGGTGAATCGAGGAAACGAAGCAATATTTATCTTCCTGGTATGTCTTGGGTTTGTTTATCTCATCCTTGCCGCGCAGTATGAAAGTTTTATCCTTCCTTTGCCGGTTATTTTATCCTTGCCAACAGGTATTTTCGGGGCTTTCTTATGCCTGAAGTTACTGGGACTGGAAAACAATATCTATGCTCAGGTAGCAATGGTCATGCTGATCGGGCTATTGGGTAAGAATGCTGTACTGATTGTAGAATTTGCCGTGCAGAAGAAAGCAGAAGAGGGCATTCCGGTGGCCCAGGCGGCCATTGAAGGGGCGGCCATCCGTTTCCGTCCGATCCTGATGACTTCATTTGCATTCATCGCAGGACTTATTCCATTGGTGCTGGCAACAGGACCCGGAGCTATCGGGAACCGCACCATCGGAACTGCAGCAGCAGGAGGGATGCTGATCGGGACTGTTTTCGGTCTGATGATCATTCCTGGTTTATATTACATCTTCGGAACCATTGCAGAGAAATCAAAACTGGCGAGGTATGAAGAGGAAAATCCTTTAACAGAACAAACAGAACCGTATCAACACGATGACAAACATGAAGATTTATAA